A single genomic interval of Rubripirellula reticaptiva harbors:
- the rplV gene encoding 50S ribosomal protein L22: protein MATYKASHKGARMSAQKIRLVADLVRGMYADEALDTLKYQPQRGARMLEKVIQSAVGNAQDPDQNNGRSHRIEELVLTEVCVDAGPMFKRIRPRARGTAFMIKKRSSHIRVAVTPIDEV from the coding sequence ATGGCAACTTACAAAGCATCACACAAAGGCGCTCGCATGAGCGCCCAAAAAATTCGCCTAGTGGCCGACCTGGTCCGTGGCATGTACGCTGACGAAGCACTTGATACGCTGAAGTATCAACCGCAACGTGGCGCTCGCATGCTGGAAAAGGTCATCCAAAGTGCGGTGGGCAACGCTCAAGACCCTGATCAAAACAACGGCCGAAGTCACCGCATCGAAGAACTGGTGCTAACGGAAGTTTGCGTTGACGCGGGACCGATGTTCAAGCGTATTCGACCGCGTGCTCGAGGCACCGCGTTCATGATCAAGAAACGAAGCAGTCACATTCGCGTCGCTGTGACGCCGATTGACGAAGTCTGA
- the rplE gene encoding 50S ribosomal protein L5, whose protein sequence is MSEKPRMQVRYEDTIRKAMVEKNGYKNPHQIPRLEKITLNMGVGQAIGDKKILDLAYEAMTEIAGQKPVTTLARKSIANFRLREGMPIGCMVTIRRQRMYEFMDRLVSIVLPRVRDFRGINRKAFDGRGNYTLGLTELLVFPELNPDKFTRPQGMNITIVTSAKTNDEARELLTLFGMPFKAEKKASGAA, encoded by the coding sequence ATGTCCGAAAAACCCCGCATGCAGGTCCGTTACGAGGACACCATTCGCAAAGCGATGGTGGAGAAGAACGGATACAAGAATCCTCACCAGATTCCAAGACTGGAAAAGATCACCCTGAACATGGGCGTCGGCCAGGCCATTGGTGACAAGAAGATTCTTGACTTGGCTTACGAAGCCATGACCGAGATCGCTGGTCAGAAACCAGTGACAACGCTTGCTCGCAAGTCGATCGCGAACTTCCGTTTGCGTGAAGGCATGCCAATTGGCTGCATGGTCACGATTCGTCGTCAACGGATGTACGAGTTCATGGACCGCTTGGTTTCGATCGTTTTGCCACGGGTACGTGACTTTCGCGGGATCAACCGCAAAGCGTTCGATGGACGCGGTAACTACACACTCGGTTTGACCGAACTATTGGTGTTCCCGGAGTTAAATCCGGATAAGTTCACCCGCCCGCAAGGGATGAATATCACAATCGTGACGTCCGCGAAGACCAACGACGAAGCTCGCGAGCTTTTGACTTTGTTCGGCATGCCGTTCAAAGCTGAGAAGAAAGCAAGCGGCGCTGCATAA
- the rpsJ gene encoding 30S ribosomal protein S10 — MSAGASEVIRIRMEAYDHAVLDQSAQEIVDTVKRTHSEVHGPIPLPTRIERYTVLSGPFVNKKSRQQYEIRTHKRLIDIVQATAKTIEALNKLSLPAGVDIKIKASAR, encoded by the coding sequence GTGTCTGCTGGAGCAAGCGAAGTCATCCGGATCCGTATGGAAGCGTACGATCACGCCGTCCTGGATCAGAGTGCACAAGAAATCGTCGACACGGTGAAGCGAACCCACAGTGAGGTTCACGGCCCGATTCCGTTGCCAACTCGCATCGAGCGATACACGGTCCTGTCGGGTCCTTTTGTAAACAAGAAGTCTCGCCAACAGTACGAGATTCGAACACACAAACGATTGATCGATATCGTCCAGGCGACAGCCAAGACGATCGAAGCGCTAAATAAGTTAAGCCTGCCGGCTGGAGTGGACATCAAAATCAAGGCGTCTGCTCGGTAG
- the rplD gene encoding 50S ribosomal protein L4, with product MASLTVYSETGSEVGKYEIDTEQLANRVNKQLLHDAVVMYQANQRQGSHNTRTRGQVSGTTKKMYRQKGTGNARAGSRRSPVRVGGGVARTIKPRDYSYRLNKKALRLATRMAIRSKIDDGEIVVIDKLSFDAPATKKMAGVLKALGLENVTTLVATGATDPMVYKSGRNITGVAIQPVRELNALSVLKPKRMLITREALDQIKDGSFSANVHETSAN from the coding sequence GTGGCATCATTAACTGTCTACAGCGAAACCGGTAGCGAAGTCGGCAAGTACGAAATCGACACCGAACAGCTCGCAAACCGCGTCAACAAGCAACTGCTGCACGACGCCGTGGTTATGTATCAAGCAAACCAACGCCAAGGATCGCACAATACGCGAACCCGTGGGCAGGTTTCCGGAACGACCAAGAAGATGTACCGCCAAAAAGGCACCGGCAACGCACGGGCCGGTAGTCGTCGCTCGCCAGTCCGAGTCGGTGGTGGTGTTGCTCGCACGATCAAGCCACGCGATTACAGCTACCGCCTCAACAAAAAGGCGTTGCGATTGGCGACTCGCATGGCGATTCGATCCAAAATCGATGACGGTGAAATCGTTGTAATCGACAAGCTTAGTTTCGATGCACCTGCGACCAAGAAGATGGCTGGCGTATTGAAGGCACTTGGTCTGGAAAACGTGACCACCCTAGTCGCGACCGGAGCAACCGACCCTATGGTCTACAAGAGCGGTCGCAACATCACTGGGGTTGCGATTCAACCAGTCCGCGAATTGAACGCGTTGTCGGTGCTGAAGCCGAAGCGAATGTTGATCACGCGGGAAGCACTAGACCAAATCAAAGACGGCAGCTTCAGCGCGAATGTTCACGAAACCTCGGCGAACTGA
- the rplX gene encoding 50S ribosomal protein L24 — protein sequence MNFRVDDEVEVIAGADKGHRGKILKIDRTANKLVVEGAGKVWKHVRRSQKNPQGGRLNKEMPIAASNVMLVDPKDGGKTRVGVRFLADGSKERYAKKSGNSLGKIAPARAQHAKKD from the coding sequence ATGAATTTCCGTGTTGACGACGAAGTCGAAGTGATCGCCGGTGCCGACAAAGGGCATCGCGGTAAGATCTTGAAGATCGATCGCACAGCCAACAAGTTGGTTGTCGAGGGAGCTGGCAAGGTGTGGAAGCACGTTCGTCGCAGCCAAAAGAACCCTCAGGGTGGCCGTCTAAACAAAGAAATGCCAATTGCAGCCAGCAACGTGATGTTGGTGGACCCAAAGGATGGCGGAAAGACACGCGTTGGTGTACGATTCCTCGCCGACGGCAGCAAAGAACGATACGCAAAGAAGTCTGGCAACAGCCTCGGCAAAATCGCCCCGGCACGAGCACAGCACGCGAAGAAAGACTGA
- the rpsS gene encoding 30S ribosomal protein S19 — MSRSLKKGPYVDPKLFFKVQKQIEGGGTEPIKTWARACTIVPEFINKTFMVHDGRKHIKVLVSEDMVGHKLGEFAPTRTFKGHSGKGGKK; from the coding sequence ATGAGTCGTAGTCTTAAAAAAGGCCCGTACGTCGATCCAAAACTGTTCTTTAAAGTGCAGAAACAGATCGAGGGCGGCGGAACCGAACCGATTAAAACTTGGGCGCGTGCTTGCACGATTGTGCCCGAGTTCATCAACAAGACTTTCATGGTCCACGACGGTCGTAAGCACATCAAAGTTTTGGTGAGCGAAGACATGGTTGGCCACAAACTTGGTGAGTTCGCTCCAACGCGGACCTTCAAGGGACACAGCGGCAAGGGAGGCAAGAAGTAA
- the rplW gene encoding 50S ribosomal protein L23, with the protein MTQDNTTAEVAEPSPGVQLESHQVLLRPLVTEKGVHRASRNNQYAFQIHRDATKLDVKSAVEELFSVKVKKVRTQTRKGKMRRYKMRYGRTADWKKAIVQLHEDHRIDFF; encoded by the coding sequence ATGACTCAAGACAACACAACCGCCGAAGTTGCCGAACCCTCTCCAGGTGTTCAGTTGGAATCGCATCAAGTATTGCTGCGTCCACTGGTCACTGAAAAGGGTGTTCACCGCGCCTCGCGAAACAACCAGTACGCTTTTCAAATTCACCGCGACGCCACCAAGCTGGACGTCAAGTCAGCGGTCGAAGAACTGTTCAGTGTCAAAGTGAAAAAGGTTCGCACTCAAACCCGCAAGGGCAAGATGCGACGTTACAAAATGCGATACGGTCGCACCGCCGACTGGAAGAAGGCAATCGTGCAACTGCACGAAGATCATCGAATCGACTTCTTCTAG
- the rpsC gene encoding 30S ribosomal protein S3, translating to MGQKVHPIAFRTGVTRGWTSRWYASKKDFADLLVEDRKLRNFITNHPKKTQYKSAGIDRIEIERTRDEVRVMMYVARPGLIIGKKGQEIEILQAELQNLIGRRINLKVEEVGRPELQAQLVALDIAQQLSKRSSFRRTMKRTLETTMDAGAKGIKVQLAGRLGGAEMARREKQIAGSIPLSTLQAKIDYGFTEAMTPQGHIGIQVWINQGTYGDENDGVDAQTGQASKKPKRSHKR from the coding sequence ATGGGCCAAAAAGTTCACCCAATCGCTTTCCGTACTGGTGTCACCCGTGGGTGGACCAGCCGGTGGTATGCGTCCAAGAAAGACTTCGCTGATTTGTTGGTAGAAGATCGCAAGTTGCGTAACTTTATCACCAACCACCCAAAGAAGACTCAATACAAGAGTGCTGGTATCGATCGGATCGAGATTGAGCGTACTCGCGACGAAGTTCGCGTAATGATGTACGTCGCTCGTCCCGGCTTGATTATCGGCAAGAAGGGCCAAGAAATCGAGATCCTGCAGGCTGAACTGCAGAACTTGATTGGTCGTCGAATCAACCTGAAAGTTGAAGAGGTCGGTCGTCCCGAGCTACAAGCCCAGCTTGTTGCCTTGGACATCGCCCAACAATTGTCCAAACGGTCGAGCTTCCGCCGGACAATGAAGCGTACGCTCGAAACGACCATGGACGCTGGTGCAAAGGGCATCAAGGTTCAGTTGGCGGGTCGACTCGGCGGTGCGGAAATGGCTCGACGAGAAAAACAAATCGCGGGTTCGATTCCATTGAGCACGCTGCAAGCAAAAATCGATTACGGATTCACCGAAGCGATGACGCCACAGGGGCACATCGGGATTCAAGTGTGGATCAACCAAGGAACTTACGGAGACGAAAACGATGGCGTTGATGCCCAAACGGGTCAAGCATCGAAAAAGCCAAAGAGGTCGCATAAAAGGTAG
- the rpsQ gene encoding 30S ribosomal protein S17, with translation MPKRVVSGIVTSDKMSKTRRVEIARLVKHPKYKKYIRRRTVCHVHDENNESGTGDRVEIIESEPLSKLKRWRLVRVLEKSTEVDVAALRAARKQAELEAVAAAGGEESSEA, from the coding sequence ATGCCCAAGCGCGTCGTCTCCGGAATCGTGACCAGTGACAAGATGAGTAAAACTCGTCGTGTCGAAATTGCCCGTTTGGTCAAGCACCCGAAGTACAAAAAATACATTCGTCGCCGTACCGTTTGCCACGTCCATGACGAGAACAACGAGTCCGGAACGGGTGATCGCGTGGAGATCATCGAATCCGAGCCATTGTCGAAGCTGAAGCGATGGCGTTTGGTTCGTGTGCTTGAAAAGAGCACCGAAGTTGACGTTGCTGCACTGCGTGCTGCTCGTAAGCAAGCTGAACTTGAAGCCGTTGCCGCTGCCGGTGGCGAAGAATCGAGCGAAGCATAA
- a CDS encoding di-heme oxidoredictase family protein, producing the protein MRHSQTLWQSTACRAKCRQAAMGLATWLAGFATITAQTGGQASAAEPLGTEPQINQGREIFQREWTHESAAPIEQGNLPDAQFAAMRWASSGDGLGPMFNATSCESCHQNGGASGVDRNVTLLTLDPRNRFIDQLAGNRFVGSLDNDERKQLTDQVESRLKHLFPPVIAASGQLAMDVVVHEQSARPGYDSIRQRIEKHIPGGLDPTWFSSESRTSDAIGNQPVVAGRYDNIDFYLSQRNSPALHGLSLIDQISQTKLEGVMRAQFRRTNGRISGRLGAGKFGWRGQTPSLADFVQGACAGELGLQVPGTNQPEDVADPTYQSHGMDLTRNQLVSLVRYVESLPPPPVPHRSPEASAGAKLFSQIGCSDCHIQNMMPASGVYSDLLLHDMGAWLQAPSPASVGVFGRFSASRASAPVMRLPTFSPSPTIQASPPNQARRTLAAASASGYYGGGGSPSPYPFESLETPKFPRGSLPDSVTEGGTLYWDVLQREWRTPPLWGVADTAPYLHDGRAETLDAAIRWHGGESAQSATQYRTLSKADQELVLTFLRSLRGPGNPIRPAAPDMLSMLEVNPEMLSSIDAMAAR; encoded by the coding sequence ATGCGACATTCGCAAACTCTTTGGCAGTCAACGGCTTGTCGGGCAAAATGCCGACAAGCCGCGATGGGCCTAGCCACGTGGCTTGCTGGCTTTGCCACGATCACAGCGCAAACCGGCGGACAAGCCAGCGCCGCCGAACCGCTTGGAACAGAACCCCAGATCAACCAGGGTCGCGAGATTTTCCAACGCGAATGGACGCACGAAAGCGCCGCTCCGATCGAGCAAGGCAACTTACCAGATGCGCAATTTGCAGCCATGCGGTGGGCAAGTTCAGGTGACGGGCTAGGCCCAATGTTCAACGCGACGTCATGCGAAAGTTGTCATCAAAACGGCGGTGCGTCCGGCGTCGACCGAAACGTGACGTTGCTGACACTGGATCCGCGCAACCGATTCATCGACCAGCTCGCCGGCAATCGATTCGTAGGGAGCCTCGACAACGACGAGCGGAAACAATTGACCGACCAAGTCGAATCAAGACTGAAGCACTTGTTTCCACCGGTCATCGCGGCCAGCGGCCAACTAGCAATGGACGTCGTCGTTCACGAACAATCCGCACGGCCCGGTTACGACTCCATTCGCCAGAGAATCGAAAAACACATACCTGGCGGACTCGATCCTACCTGGTTTTCCAGCGAATCCCGAACGTCCGATGCCATCGGAAACCAACCCGTCGTCGCTGGTCGTTATGACAATATTGATTTCTACCTGAGCCAGCGAAATTCACCGGCGCTACACGGATTGTCGCTGATTGACCAAATCAGCCAGACGAAATTGGAGGGTGTCATGCGAGCTCAGTTTCGCCGAACCAATGGCCGAATTAGCGGTCGTCTCGGCGCCGGAAAATTCGGCTGGCGAGGACAAACACCATCGCTTGCCGACTTCGTTCAGGGTGCGTGCGCAGGTGAACTTGGCCTACAAGTTCCTGGCACCAACCAACCCGAGGACGTTGCCGACCCGACCTACCAGAGCCACGGAATGGACCTGACCCGCAACCAACTTGTGTCGTTGGTTCGGTATGTGGAATCGTTACCACCGCCGCCCGTTCCGCATCGATCACCCGAAGCTTCCGCGGGCGCAAAACTGTTCTCGCAAATCGGCTGTAGCGATTGCCACATTCAAAATATGATGCCCGCGTCAGGCGTTTACAGCGACCTACTGCTGCACGACATGGGAGCGTGGCTGCAAGCGCCGTCGCCTGCGTCGGTGGGCGTTTTCGGTCGATTTAGCGCTAGCCGAGCCTCGGCACCCGTGATGCGTCTACCGACGTTTAGCCCGTCACCAACCATCCAAGCATCGCCCCCGAACCAAGCTCGCCGCACACTCGCAGCCGCGTCTGCGTCGGGGTACTACGGTGGCGGCGGTTCACCATCACCCTACCCGTTCGAGTCGCTTGAAACACCGAAATTTCCTCGCGGATCGTTGCCGGATTCGGTCACCGAAGGCGGCACACTTTACTGGGACGTTCTTCAGCGAGAATGGCGAACACCGCCGCTGTGGGGTGTCGCCGACACGGCACCTTATCTGCACGACGGCCGCGCCGAAACACTCGATGCAGCCATTCGCTGGCACGGTGGAGAGTCGGCCCAGTCAGCGACTCAGTACCGAACACTCTCGAAAGCTGACCAGGAATTGGTGCTGACGTTTCTGAGATCACTGCGAGGACCGGGTAACCCGATTCGACCGGCTGCTCCCGACATGTTATCGATGCTGGAAGTGAACCCTGAAATGCTCAGCAGCATTGACGCGATGGCAGCACGCTAG
- the rplP gene encoding 50S ribosomal protein L16 gives MALMPKRVKHRKSQRGRIKGSATRGNTVVFGDYGIQSMDAGWIKATTIEAGRIAAQQYVRGEGKLYIRVFPDKSVTSTPLETRMGKGKGEPDFWAAVVKPGTILYELGGVTEQQAKVCFARLASKLPVKVRFVERRPA, from the coding sequence ATGGCGTTGATGCCCAAACGGGTCAAGCATCGAAAAAGCCAAAGAGGTCGCATAAAAGGTAGTGCGACTCGCGGCAATACGGTCGTCTTTGGTGACTATGGTATCCAATCTATGGACGCCGGCTGGATCAAAGCGACAACAATTGAAGCGGGACGGATTGCTGCTCAGCAATACGTCCGTGGCGAAGGCAAGCTTTACATTCGAGTCTTTCCCGACAAGTCCGTAACCAGCACACCGCTGGAAACTCGGATGGGTAAAGGTAAGGGTGAGCCTGACTTCTGGGCCGCGGTCGTAAAGCCGGGAACGATTCTCTATGAGCTCGGTGGTGTGACTGAACAACAGGCCAAGGTCTGTTTCGCTCGTCTAGCGAGCAAGTTGCCGGTTAAGGTTCGATTCGTCGAACGACGTCCGGCGTAA
- the rplC gene encoding 50S ribosomal protein L3 gives MTQIYLEDGRAVPVTVIQAGPCHVLQVRSQDRDGYQAVQLGFEDKPRRLAKRSERGHVAKLESKRSKKRSSAGVEISAKADCEPQRFVREFRGNTELAVGAVVTVDQFAEVKKVDVTGTSKGRGFAGVMKRHNFAGQRASHGVKKCHRHAGGTGMSAYPSRVFKGKRMAGQYGNAKTTSRNLELVRVDAENNLILVRGAVPGPNGGFVTISETNKVG, from the coding sequence ATGACTCAGATCTACTTGGAAGACGGCCGGGCAGTCCCCGTGACCGTGATTCAGGCCGGTCCCTGTCATGTACTGCAGGTCCGCAGTCAAGATCGCGATGGCTATCAAGCCGTTCAGTTAGGTTTCGAAGACAAGCCACGTCGCTTGGCAAAGCGTTCAGAACGCGGCCACGTCGCCAAGCTAGAAAGCAAGCGGTCCAAGAAGCGATCGTCCGCTGGCGTTGAAATTTCAGCCAAGGCCGACTGCGAACCGCAGCGATTCGTTCGTGAGTTCCGTGGCAACACCGAACTGGCAGTGGGCGCGGTCGTTACGGTCGACCAGTTCGCCGAAGTCAAAAAAGTCGACGTGACCGGCACCAGCAAAGGTCGCGGCTTCGCAGGTGTCATGAAACGACACAATTTCGCCGGCCAACGAGCTTCGCACGGTGTAAAGAAGTGTCACCGACACGCTGGTGGTACCGGCATGAGTGCTTACCCGAGCCGCGTGTTCAAGGGCAAGCGAATGGCTGGCCAATACGGCAACGCCAAGACAACCTCTCGCAACCTGGAATTGGTTCGCGTCGATGCCGAGAACAACTTGATTCTCGTCCGCGGTGCTGTTCCCGGCCCTAACGGTGGATTTGTAACGATCTCCGAAACGAACAAGGTAGGCTAA
- a CDS encoding DUF2752 domain-containing protein: MTGNSEFGGAVSSWPWRVVMMGTAAIPLGLLVVAAMLTPDLDGLGTHQQLGLPPCSMRMLFGIRCPACGMTTSWSHFTRGQWPSSLQSNVAGFLLAGLAVAFSPFAIRAAYSGKMPPWTAQKYATIALVAIGIVAATEWLARLALDS, from the coding sequence ATGACGGGGAATAGCGAGTTTGGCGGGGCGGTTTCGTCGTGGCCTTGGCGGGTTGTGATGATGGGGACGGCAGCAATTCCGCTGGGATTGTTGGTGGTCGCGGCGATGTTGACACCCGATCTGGACGGTTTGGGGACTCATCAGCAGCTGGGTTTGCCCCCATGCTCGATGCGAATGCTGTTTGGGATTCGATGTCCCGCGTGTGGAATGACCACGTCTTGGTCGCATTTCACGCGTGGGCAGTGGCCGAGCAGCTTGCAAAGTAATGTTGCGGGGTTTTTGTTGGCGGGGTTGGCGGTTGCCTTCTCTCCGTTTGCAATCCGGGCGGCCTATTCCGGGAAAATGCCGCCTTGGACGGCCCAGAAGTATGCGACGATCGCGCTGGTGGCGATCGGCATTGTTGCAGCCACCGAATGGCTTGCCCGCTTGGCCCTGGATTCCTAG
- a CDS encoding type Z 30S ribosomal protein S14, with product MASKSKIAKSKRPPKFSSRKENRCKFCGRPRSVYRKFGLCRICFRENANMGLIPGVRKASW from the coding sequence GTGGCAAGTAAATCGAAAATCGCGAAGTCGAAGCGTCCGCCGAAGTTCAGTTCTCGCAAAGAGAACCGTTGCAAATTTTGTGGACGTCCTCGATCGGTTTACCGAAAGTTCGGGCTGTGTCGCATCTGTTTCCGCGAGAACGCAAACATGGGATTGATCCCAGGCGTTCGCAAGGCCAGCTGGTAA
- the rplN gene encoding 50S ribosomal protein L14, with protein MIQQETRLDVADNTGARQVMCIKVLGGSRRRVAGLGDIIVCSVKSVIPGSEVKKKAIVRAVIVRTKQPTRRPDGSYIKFDSNAVVLIDKDKGPRGTRIFGAVARELRDRSFMKIVSLANEVV; from the coding sequence ATGATTCAACAAGAAACCCGACTCGACGTAGCTGACAACACTGGCGCCCGCCAAGTGATGTGCATCAAGGTCCTTGGTGGCAGCCGCCGCCGAGTGGCTGGCTTAGGTGACATCATCGTGTGTAGCGTTAAGAGCGTTATTCCGGGCAGCGAAGTCAAGAAAAAGGCGATCGTTCGAGCGGTGATCGTTCGCACAAAACAGCCAACCCGCCGTCCAGACGGAAGTTACATCAAATTCGACAGCAATGCAGTCGTTTTGATCGACAAAGACAAAGGCCCCCGCGGAACGCGGATCTTCGGTGCGGTTGCTCGCGAATTGCGAGATCGTAGCTTCATGAAGATCGTTTCGCTTGCCAACGAAGTGGTCTAA
- the rpsH gene encoding 30S ribosomal protein S8: MMTDPIADMLTRIRNAVRVEKPYVDIPTSRFKRGIADVLKREGFIWDWKEIDEENPSATLRLELKYGPNGERVIQTIKRVSSPGRRLYSRGKELKPVLGGLGIRIISTSRGVLSDREARRDNLGGEVLCEIA; encoded by the coding sequence ATGATGACTGATCCAATTGCCGACATGTTGACCCGGATTCGTAACGCTGTGCGTGTCGAAAAGCCGTACGTCGATATTCCGACCAGCCGCTTCAAACGCGGTATTGCCGACGTGCTAAAACGCGAAGGTTTCATCTGGGACTGGAAGGAGATCGATGAGGAAAACCCATCGGCTACCCTTCGCCTAGAACTCAAGTATGGCCCTAACGGCGAACGTGTGATCCAAACGATCAAACGCGTCAGCTCTCCTGGTCGTCGGCTTTACAGCCGTGGCAAGGAGCTGAAGCCAGTCCTTGGCGGTTTGGGAATTCGCATCATCAGCACCAGCCGTGGTGTTTTGAGTGATCGCGAAGCCCGTCGGGACAATCTCGGCGGCGAAGTGCTTTGCGAAATCGCCTAA
- the rpmC gene encoding 50S ribosomal protein L29, with protein sequence MSNITELREMSDEQLEATSKEAAQTLFRLRFQSQSERLNTPSEIMKNRRTIARIKTIQTQRQTATAK encoded by the coding sequence ATGAGCAACATCACTGAACTTCGCGAGATGAGTGACGAGCAGTTGGAAGCAACCTCGAAAGAGGCAGCTCAAACGCTGTTCCGCTTGCGATTCCAGTCGCAGTCTGAGCGTCTAAACACGCCCAGCGAGATCATGAAAAACCGTCGCACGATTGCCCGGATCAAAACGATTCAAACGCAACGTCAAACGGCAACCGCCAAGTAG
- the rplB gene encoding 50S ribosomal protein L2: MGIRIYKPTSAGRRNASVSDFADLTKGYKPERSLLKRQKKTGGRNNQGKITARHRGGGHKQMYRVVDFRRAKDGVVASVDSVQYDPNRSARIALLKYTDGEKVYVVAPAGMKAGDKVQNGPEAPPTVGNSLPLKNIPLGTSVCCIELRAGRGAVMCRSAGTYATLMAREADWAQLSLPSGEIRRVPSTCRATIGQVGNTEHMKVRLGKAGRARWLGRRPHVRGTTMNPIDHPHGGGEGRTKGGRHPVSPQGKSAKGGSTRQRRKASNSSIVRRRKSRRYGQLKLH; the protein is encoded by the coding sequence ATGGGCATTCGAATCTACAAGCCGACCAGCGCCGGACGCAGAAATGCGTCGGTCAGCGACTTTGCTGATTTGACCAAGGGCTACAAGCCCGAACGGTCACTGCTGAAACGGCAAAAGAAAACTGGTGGCCGCAACAACCAAGGCAAGATCACTGCTCGCCACCGTGGTGGCGGACACAAGCAGATGTATCGTGTGGTCGATTTCCGACGGGCCAAAGACGGTGTCGTCGCGAGTGTCGATTCGGTGCAATACGACCCGAACCGCTCGGCTCGGATTGCGTTGCTGAAGTACACCGACGGCGAGAAGGTTTACGTGGTTGCTCCCGCTGGCATGAAAGCCGGCGACAAGGTCCAAAATGGGCCGGAGGCACCGCCAACCGTTGGCAACAGCTTGCCGCTGAAAAATATTCCGCTTGGCACCAGTGTTTGCTGCATCGAGTTGCGTGCAGGTCGCGGGGCAGTGATGTGTCGCTCGGCCGGAACGTACGCCACGTTGATGGCTCGCGAAGCCGACTGGGCCCAACTATCGCTTCCAAGTGGCGAAATTCGCCGCGTGCCAAGCACCTGCCGCGCGACCATCGGACAGGTCGGCAACACAGAACACATGAAGGTTCGTTTGGGTAAGGCTGGTCGTGCCCGTTGGCTCGGCCGTCGTCCTCACGTTCGCGGTACCACCATGAACCCGATCGACCACCCGCACGGTGGTGGTGAAGGCCGAACCAAGGGTGGCCGTCACCCAGTTAGCCCGCAGGGCAAGAGCGCTAAGGGCGGCTCGACGCGTCAACGACGCAAGGCAAGCAATAGCTCGATCGTGCGTCGACGCAAGAGCCGTCGCTATGGCCAGCTTAAGCTGCACTAA